Proteins encoded in a region of the Oncorhynchus clarkii lewisi isolate Uvic-CL-2024 chromosome 18, UVic_Ocla_1.0, whole genome shotgun sequence genome:
- the LOC139372931 gene encoding receptor-type tyrosine-protein phosphatase-like N isoform X1 — MGSQRLWSVLCVMAVCYQTGMSSRYGCLFEKKLCPRDQPCSDDGLFGQCLLPQQEMVLYEVSVPVLHRLQEVLKELMMQGLSWQDDITQYVIRKELSRVSLTRPLSGRHDNPSSQSSEPVQNAHLSKMQYPPSSRTKAQGDDPNPDLMQSYLDYMTVDPPKASQSLHMQTLDPYTYRQQYGYQDDEERSLNSLEGGGFPRPSSHAGGKGSRPQDRDRQVLQDLVSLYLSSPAQPASHHRGAATPISTSPLYQDLDFPLDYAEDYVSQQDVEVRKQQQQQLDQTQRNAQKDYGSLAGLDDDSLQKVSLLLDHYGIDMKDLTPPQLANLPAALKQLQMESATDLGTDTADKYRNSAAPRKKITEGAMTHKVDKSPVLGAPTSLPAPPPGPQASPDHPPTMGAPPATEGARVKEPGAPVETETQGKKEPPGGTTHVKEEYGYIVTNQSPLSLYDGVHLLGLLAERIPLSTGSFINISVVGPALTFRVRPNSQNLSAEDVAEKAVAEKNFLESETALKILQTGVGERTDGRGLPQATRVRDGSRWVFMTLVGVACVGGILVATMTIVCLRRHTNRLASEKLGLGPEGGSVTHQEYQDLCRQHMGSRGLFERQEGAGAAGGGGGASGGGGGGGGGGGGGGGGGGGGTDTSRVSSVSSQFSDAPQPSDAPQPSPSSHSSTSSWCEEPAQTNMDISTGHMILAYMEDHLKNKDRLLKEWEALCSYQAEPSTMSVAQSDTNLKKNRCPDSVPYDHSRVKMKAENNPSRTDYINASTIIEHDPRMPTYIATQGPLSHTIADFWQMVWENGCTVIVMMTALVEDGEKQCDRYWPDEGSSLYHIYEVNLVSEHIWCNDFLVRSFYLKNVQTQETRTLTQFHFLSWPAQGIPTSTRTLLDFRRKVNKCYRGRSCPIIVHCSDGTGRTGTYILIDMVLNRMAKGVKEIDIAATLEHVRDQRPGMVRTKEQFEFALTAVAEEVNAILKALPQ, encoded by the exons GCTGTCTGTTTGAGAAGAAGCTCTGCCCCAGAGACCAGCCATGCTCAGATG ATGGGCTGTTTGGCCAATGTCTGCTGCCCCAGCAGGAAATGGTTCTGTATGAGGTGTCAGTGCCTGTGCTGCACAGACTACAGGAGGTGCTCAAGGAACTGATGATGCAAG GATTGTCCTGGCAGGATGACATCACCCAGTACGTCATTCGCAAGGAGCTGAGCCGTGTTTCACTGACCCGCCCCCTGTCTGGACGTCATGACAACCCCTCGTCTCA GTCCTCAGAACCTGTGCAGAATGCCCATCTTTCCAAGATGCAGTATCCTCCCAGCTCCAGGACCAAGGCTCAAGGGGACGATCCCAACCCAGACCTGATGCAGAGTTACCTGGACTACATGACCGTGGATCCCCCCAAGGCCTCCCAGTCCCTCCACATGCAAACTCTGGACCCTTACACCTACCGCCAG CAGTATGGTTACCAAGACGACGAGGAGCGCTCTCTTAACTCTCTGGAGGGTGGTGGTTTCCCCCGCCCTTCTTCTCACGCCGGGGGTAAAGGGTCCCGCCCCCAGGACCGAGACCGCCAGGTGCTCCAGGACCTGGTCTCCCTGTACCTCTCCTCCCCCGCCCAGCCGGCCTCCCACCACCGTGGGGCAGCAACACCGATCTCTACCTCTCCCTTGTACCAGGACCTGGACTTCCCTCTGGACTACGCAGAGGACTACGTTTCCCAGCAGGACGTGGAGGTCcgcaagcagcagcagcagcagctggatCAGACGCAGAGGAACGCTCAGAAGGACTACGGATCGCTGGCTGGATTGGATG ATGACTCCCTGCAGAAAGTGTCTCTGCTCCTGGACCACTATGGCATCGATATGAAGGACTTAACCCCTCCACAGCTGGCCAACCTGCCTGCAGCACTGAAACAGCTGCAGATGGAGAGTGCTACTGACTTGGGCACCGACACAGCAG ACAAATACCGGAACAGTGCTGCCCCACGTAAGAAG ATCACTGAGGGGGCCATGACACACAAGGTGGACAAATCTCCCGTGCTAGGTGCCCCCACCTCCCTTCCTGCCCCGCCCCCTGGGCCCCAAGCCTCCCCAGATCACCCTCCCACCATGGGGGCCCCTCCTGCCACAGAGGGGGCCCGTGTAAAGGAGCCAGGGGCCCCGGTGGAAACAGAGACGCAGGGGAAGAAAGAACCACCAGGAGGGACCACACATGTGAAGGAGGAATACGGCTACATCGTCACCAACCAAAG CCCCCTCAGTCTGTACGACGGGGTGCATCTGCTGGGGCTCCTGGCTGAGAGGATCCCACTCTCCACTGGCTCTTTCATCAACATCAG tgTGGTGGGGCCTGCCCTGACATTCCGTGTCCGCCCCAACAGCCAGAACCTGAGTGCTGAAGACGTGGCAGAGAAAGCCG TTGCAGAGAAGAACTTTCTGGAGTCTGAAACTGCTCTGAAGATCCTGCAGACAGGTGTCGGTGAG AGAACTGATGGGCGGGGCTTACCTCAGGCCACCCGGGTCCGAGATGGCTCCCGTTGGGTGTTCATGACCTTGGTGGGCGTGGCCTGTGTTGGCGGGATCCTGGTGGCGACAATGACCATCGTCTGCCTGCGTCGCCACACCAACCGCCTGGCGTCTGAGAAGCTAGGCCTGGGCCCAGAGGGAGGCAGCGTTACAcaccaggagtaccag GACCTGTGTCGTCAGCACATGGGATCCAGGGGACTCTTCGAGCGTCAGGAGGGGGCAGGAGCTGCGGGGGGTGGTGGGGGTgctagtggaggtggtggtggaggtggtggtggtggaggaggtggtggaggaggtggtggaggaggtacgGACACGTCCAGGGTGAGCAGTGTGTCGTCCCAGTTCAGTGATGCGCCCCAGCCCAGCGACGCGCCCCAGCCCAGCCCGAGCTCCCACAGCAGCACCTCTTCCTGGTGCGAGGAACCAGCGCAGACCAACATGGACATCTCCACCGGTCATATGATCCTG GCTTACATGGAGGACCACCTAAAGAATAAGGACCGTCTGCtgaaggagtgggaggccctgtgTTCCTACCAGGCTGAACCCAGCACCATGTCTGTGGCGCAGAGTGACACCAACCTGAAGAAGAACCGCTGCCCTGACTCTGTGCCCT ATGATCACTCCAGGGTGAAGATGAAAGCGGAGAACAACCCCTCCAGGACGGACTACATCAACGCCAGCACCATA ATTGAGCATGACCCCCGGATGCCAACGTACATCGCCACCCAAGGACCCCTGTCTCACACCATCGCCGACTTCTGGCAG ATGGTTTGGGAGAATGGCTGCACGGTGATAGTGATGATGACAGCCCTGGTTGAGGACGGAGAGAAACAGTGTGATCGCTACTGGCCTGACGAGGGATCCTCCCTCTACCACAtctatgag GTGAACCTGGTTTCGGAGCACATCTGGTGCAATGACTTCCTGGTTCGTAGTTTCTACCTGAAGAACGTCCAGACCCAGGAGACTCGCACACTCACCCAGTTCCACTTCCTCAGCTGGCCTGCCCAGGGCATCCCCACCTCCACACGCACCCTACTGGACTTCCGCAG AAAGGTGAATAAGTGCTACAGAGGCAGATCTTGTCCGATCATTGTACACTGCAG
- the LOC139372931 gene encoding receptor-type tyrosine-protein phosphatase-like N isoform X2, with protein MGSQRLWSVLCVMAVCYQTGMSSRYGCLFEKKLCPRDQPCSDDGLFGQCLLPQQEMVLYEVSVPVLHRLQEVLKELMMQGLSWQDDITQYVIRKELSRVSLTRPLSGRHDNPSSQSSEPVQNAHLSKMQYPPSSRTKAQGDDPNPDLMQSYLDYMTVDPPKASQSLHMQTLDPYTYRQYGYQDDEERSLNSLEGGGFPRPSSHAGGKGSRPQDRDRQVLQDLVSLYLSSPAQPASHHRGAATPISTSPLYQDLDFPLDYAEDYVSQQDVEVRKQQQQQLDQTQRNAQKDYGSLAGLDDDSLQKVSLLLDHYGIDMKDLTPPQLANLPAALKQLQMESATDLGTDTADKYRNSAAPRKKITEGAMTHKVDKSPVLGAPTSLPAPPPGPQASPDHPPTMGAPPATEGARVKEPGAPVETETQGKKEPPGGTTHVKEEYGYIVTNQSPLSLYDGVHLLGLLAERIPLSTGSFINISVVGPALTFRVRPNSQNLSAEDVAEKAVAEKNFLESETALKILQTGVGERTDGRGLPQATRVRDGSRWVFMTLVGVACVGGILVATMTIVCLRRHTNRLASEKLGLGPEGGSVTHQEYQDLCRQHMGSRGLFERQEGAGAAGGGGGASGGGGGGGGGGGGGGGGGGGGTDTSRVSSVSSQFSDAPQPSDAPQPSPSSHSSTSSWCEEPAQTNMDISTGHMILAYMEDHLKNKDRLLKEWEALCSYQAEPSTMSVAQSDTNLKKNRCPDSVPYDHSRVKMKAENNPSRTDYINASTIIEHDPRMPTYIATQGPLSHTIADFWQMVWENGCTVIVMMTALVEDGEKQCDRYWPDEGSSLYHIYEVNLVSEHIWCNDFLVRSFYLKNVQTQETRTLTQFHFLSWPAQGIPTSTRTLLDFRRKVNKCYRGRSCPIIVHCSDGTGRTGTYILIDMVLNRMAKGVKEIDIAATLEHVRDQRPGMVRTKEQFEFALTAVAEEVNAILKALPQ; from the exons GCTGTCTGTTTGAGAAGAAGCTCTGCCCCAGAGACCAGCCATGCTCAGATG ATGGGCTGTTTGGCCAATGTCTGCTGCCCCAGCAGGAAATGGTTCTGTATGAGGTGTCAGTGCCTGTGCTGCACAGACTACAGGAGGTGCTCAAGGAACTGATGATGCAAG GATTGTCCTGGCAGGATGACATCACCCAGTACGTCATTCGCAAGGAGCTGAGCCGTGTTTCACTGACCCGCCCCCTGTCTGGACGTCATGACAACCCCTCGTCTCA GTCCTCAGAACCTGTGCAGAATGCCCATCTTTCCAAGATGCAGTATCCTCCCAGCTCCAGGACCAAGGCTCAAGGGGACGATCCCAACCCAGACCTGATGCAGAGTTACCTGGACTACATGACCGTGGATCCCCCCAAGGCCTCCCAGTCCCTCCACATGCAAACTCTGGACCCTTACACCTACCGCCAG TATGGTTACCAAGACGACGAGGAGCGCTCTCTTAACTCTCTGGAGGGTGGTGGTTTCCCCCGCCCTTCTTCTCACGCCGGGGGTAAAGGGTCCCGCCCCCAGGACCGAGACCGCCAGGTGCTCCAGGACCTGGTCTCCCTGTACCTCTCCTCCCCCGCCCAGCCGGCCTCCCACCACCGTGGGGCAGCAACACCGATCTCTACCTCTCCCTTGTACCAGGACCTGGACTTCCCTCTGGACTACGCAGAGGACTACGTTTCCCAGCAGGACGTGGAGGTCcgcaagcagcagcagcagcagctggatCAGACGCAGAGGAACGCTCAGAAGGACTACGGATCGCTGGCTGGATTGGATG ATGACTCCCTGCAGAAAGTGTCTCTGCTCCTGGACCACTATGGCATCGATATGAAGGACTTAACCCCTCCACAGCTGGCCAACCTGCCTGCAGCACTGAAACAGCTGCAGATGGAGAGTGCTACTGACTTGGGCACCGACACAGCAG ACAAATACCGGAACAGTGCTGCCCCACGTAAGAAG ATCACTGAGGGGGCCATGACACACAAGGTGGACAAATCTCCCGTGCTAGGTGCCCCCACCTCCCTTCCTGCCCCGCCCCCTGGGCCCCAAGCCTCCCCAGATCACCCTCCCACCATGGGGGCCCCTCCTGCCACAGAGGGGGCCCGTGTAAAGGAGCCAGGGGCCCCGGTGGAAACAGAGACGCAGGGGAAGAAAGAACCACCAGGAGGGACCACACATGTGAAGGAGGAATACGGCTACATCGTCACCAACCAAAG CCCCCTCAGTCTGTACGACGGGGTGCATCTGCTGGGGCTCCTGGCTGAGAGGATCCCACTCTCCACTGGCTCTTTCATCAACATCAG tgTGGTGGGGCCTGCCCTGACATTCCGTGTCCGCCCCAACAGCCAGAACCTGAGTGCTGAAGACGTGGCAGAGAAAGCCG TTGCAGAGAAGAACTTTCTGGAGTCTGAAACTGCTCTGAAGATCCTGCAGACAGGTGTCGGTGAG AGAACTGATGGGCGGGGCTTACCTCAGGCCACCCGGGTCCGAGATGGCTCCCGTTGGGTGTTCATGACCTTGGTGGGCGTGGCCTGTGTTGGCGGGATCCTGGTGGCGACAATGACCATCGTCTGCCTGCGTCGCCACACCAACCGCCTGGCGTCTGAGAAGCTAGGCCTGGGCCCAGAGGGAGGCAGCGTTACAcaccaggagtaccag GACCTGTGTCGTCAGCACATGGGATCCAGGGGACTCTTCGAGCGTCAGGAGGGGGCAGGAGCTGCGGGGGGTGGTGGGGGTgctagtggaggtggtggtggaggtggtggtggtggaggaggtggtggaggaggtggtggaggaggtacgGACACGTCCAGGGTGAGCAGTGTGTCGTCCCAGTTCAGTGATGCGCCCCAGCCCAGCGACGCGCCCCAGCCCAGCCCGAGCTCCCACAGCAGCACCTCTTCCTGGTGCGAGGAACCAGCGCAGACCAACATGGACATCTCCACCGGTCATATGATCCTG GCTTACATGGAGGACCACCTAAAGAATAAGGACCGTCTGCtgaaggagtgggaggccctgtgTTCCTACCAGGCTGAACCCAGCACCATGTCTGTGGCGCAGAGTGACACCAACCTGAAGAAGAACCGCTGCCCTGACTCTGTGCCCT ATGATCACTCCAGGGTGAAGATGAAAGCGGAGAACAACCCCTCCAGGACGGACTACATCAACGCCAGCACCATA ATTGAGCATGACCCCCGGATGCCAACGTACATCGCCACCCAAGGACCCCTGTCTCACACCATCGCCGACTTCTGGCAG ATGGTTTGGGAGAATGGCTGCACGGTGATAGTGATGATGACAGCCCTGGTTGAGGACGGAGAGAAACAGTGTGATCGCTACTGGCCTGACGAGGGATCCTCCCTCTACCACAtctatgag GTGAACCTGGTTTCGGAGCACATCTGGTGCAATGACTTCCTGGTTCGTAGTTTCTACCTGAAGAACGTCCAGACCCAGGAGACTCGCACACTCACCCAGTTCCACTTCCTCAGCTGGCCTGCCCAGGGCATCCCCACCTCCACACGCACCCTACTGGACTTCCGCAG AAAGGTGAATAAGTGCTACAGAGGCAGATCTTGTCCGATCATTGTACACTGCAG